From the genome of Calditrichota bacterium:
GCTCGTAGGCATCGGCGGCGGCGGCATACTGCTTGAGGTTGTACTTAACATCGGCGATGCCATAGGCGGCTTGAGGACGATAAGTGGAGGAGGGAAATTCGCGCAGTAACTTCTCATAGGACTCTCCAGCCTCGTTTAGACGACCACCCTGGAACATTGCCCACGATGCCATGTAACGGGCATCGTCGCCATACTCCGAAGACGCATTATGACCGGCGAAGGAGTTGAACGCCGCAGCAGCGTCGTCGAACTTCTCCCGCTTAAGGATGCAGACCGCGATCTGATACTCAGAGCGCACCTTGTCGTCAACAGATATCGCTTTGGCGGCATAGCGCCGGTAAATATCTTCCGCGCCGGCATAGTCCTTGGCGCTGAACCGGCAATCGGCGGCACGCAGTTCGGCATCGAGGGCGTAACGGCTCTTGGGATGCTCGCGAACAAATTCGCCGAAAGCCGTCGCTGCGGTTCGATAGTCGCCCGCCTTATAGAGCGCCCAAGCCCGGCCGTATCGCACCTCCGGCAGCAGCGAGTGCTGCGGATACTTCTTCAAGAACCGCTGGTAGGTATCTCCGGCTGCACGATAGTCTCCACTGCGATAGAACGACTCGGCAAGATAATAGAGACCCTCAGCTTCGCGAGGGCCGTCGGGATAAGTGTCGAGTTGCTGCCTAAGGTAGATTGCTGCTGCCGAGTCCTCGCCTGCCTTATGTCCAAGATAGCCCGCCGTAAAGAGAAGTTCCTCATGGTCGGGGCCTTTGGCAGTCGCATTCATCACCGCACCTCGAGCGGCGGTAAAAGCGCCTTTAAGGTCGCCGGTCGCTTCAAGAGCATTCGACATCAGACGTTGAAGCGTTATACGATCTGCAGTTTCGAGGCGCCCTTCAGACGCCTTGTGCAGCGCGGTGAGGGCTTCCGACGGCTTGCCGCTCTTCAGCCGGTAACGGCCTAACTCGATCCCGGCCCGACCACTTGCCGTCGATGAAGGCGCTTCCTTGAGAATGCCCTGCCACATCTCAACCGCGCGAGCCGGATCGCCGGACTTCATCCGGGCAACGCCGGCTTCAACCTCGGCTATACTACCCAGGTCGGATCCCTTGTAACGGCGGGCCGCCGATTCGTAGAACGCTGCCGCTTCGCGCCATTTCTCCTGCCGTGCATAGACCCACCCCAGGGCAAAGGCTGCTTGAGGCGCCGGGGCGCCAGTCGAGTCATCCGTCAGCACAGTCCGATAATGCGCTTCAGCTTCGCTGAACTTTCCCTCACCGGTAGCGATTTCGCCAAGGAGAAAGCGTGCCCGGCGACCGGTCTCGTTCTTCTCAAGGGCTGCCGGTTCGAGCATCCGGCGCGCGGCATCGAACTGCCTCCGCCCATAGTAAAGGATGCCCGCACGATATCTCGCCGACGCCGCCGAAGCGGCATTGGGAAAGTCCCTCCAGATAGCCTCATAGGCTGCCAGCGCAGCGGTCGTATCTCCTTTGACCTCCCGAATGAATCCGATGGAATAGGCCGCCCAGGGCGTCTGGCGGTGCCTGGGGAATCGCTCCATCAATCGCCGGTAGGTGTCGAGCGCGGAGATCGTATCGCCGGTCGCAGCAAGTGCCTCGCCCAGCCAGTAGAGGCCGTCCGGCTCATATTGCGAATCGGGATGACGCTTGAACAGATTGCGCAATGCGCTGACCGCTGCATCGTTACGACCCTCCTCGAGCAGCGTCTGTCCCAGCCTGAGCGCTGCCGCATCGGCAAGTTTATGAAAAGGATGCTTGTCGAGGAATCGCTCCAGCGCATCTCGTGCTGCGCGCCATTGCCGAAGTTGAAAGGACGACTCGCCAAGGAGATAGAGCGCCTGCGGGGCACGGTCCGAATCAGGCCAGCGCAGGAGATATTCCGAGAGGCGCGCAACAGCCATCTGATACATCCCGTCCCGATAGAGACCGAAGGCGTGGGCAAAGTCCTTGTCGGCGGCGCTCGGCAGCGCAGCGTAAACCGGCGCGAAGGCTGCCAGGAGTCCGGCGATGACGATCAGAAGGGCAAGTTGCCGCGTGATGTTGCGAGAGGCTATAAGACGACCTTTAGGACTGGGGATAGTCGTTCAATATACCGCTCCACCTTTTAGGTGTCAAGGCACTCCCGAATGCCGGAGGTTGCCGGTAGGTTTCGGGGAGGGTATATTGATATATGTTTTTGATGATCCATAGTGCCGGATAGTTCCCCGTTCTCAATGGGACGAGATTCACTATGAAAGGTCGTGAAGGTCGTCCTTTGCGCCGTTTGATCCGCAGGTTTGCCCCGCATCGGCTCGAGATCGGTCTGGCAGCACTCGGGACAATCTTCTTCGGGTTGGTCAACTCAGCGGTAGCGCTGGTCATCGCCGGATTGATGGACCTCTTTGCCGGAGCCGGAGCCTTGACTGCAGATGCACCGTTTTTGATCCAGGTCAAACGGGCACTCGGCGGGTTCGTCCTTTACGACATCACCCTCACCAGCCGCGATCAAGCCCGGACGATACTCCTTTATCTTGTCGCCGGGACGGTCGGACTGGTGCTCTTACAGGCGCTCTTTCACTTCGTCAAGGAGTATCTCCTCTGGCGGGCAACTTACGGCGTCCTGACGCAACTAAAGGCCGACCTCTTCAGGAAGGTCATCCATCTCCCAACGGCGCACTTTGACCGCGGTCGGTCAGGGGACATTCTGGCCCGCATCACCTACGACGCATCGCAACTTGAGGGTGCGATCCGGGCCGGAATCAACGTTACGAAGTCTGTCTTCTACACCTTCCTTTATGTCGGAATGATGTTCCTGATGGCCTGGCCGCTGGCGCTCATGGCGCTGGCGGTCTTTCCGCTCTCAGCACTGGCCATCAAACAGTTCGGGGGACGAATGCGCCGCGCCGCCGGACGGCTCTCCCAA
Proteins encoded in this window:
- a CDS encoding tetratricopeptide repeat protein, which produces MYQMAVARLSEYLLRWPDSDRAPQALYLLGESSFQLRQWRAARDALERFLDKHPFHKLADAAALRLGQTLLEEGRNDAAVSALRNLFKRHPDSQYEPDGLYWLGEALAATGDTISALDTYRRLMERFPRHRQTPWAAYSIGFIREVKGDTTAALAAYEAIWRDFPNAASAASARYRAGILYYGRRQFDAARRMLEPAALEKNETGRRARFLLGEIATGEGKFSEAEAHYRTVLTDDSTGAPAPQAAFALGWVYARQEKWREAAAFYESAARRYKGSDLGSIAEVEAGVARMKSGDPARAVEMWQGILKEAPSSTASGRAGIELGRYRLKSGKPSEALTALHKASEGRLETADRITLQRLMSNALEATGDLKGAFTAARGAVMNATAKGPDHEELLFTAGYLGHKAGEDSAAAIYLRQQLDTYPDGPREAEGLYYLAESFYRSGDYRAAGDTYQRFLKKYPQHSLLPEVRYGRAWALYKAGDYRTAATAFGEFVREHPKSRYALDAELRAADCRFSAKDYAGAEDIYRRYAAKAISVDDKVRSEYQIAVCILKREKFDDAAAAFNSFAGHNASSEYGDDARYMASWAMFQGGRLNEAGESYEKLLREFPSSTYRPQAAYGIADVKYNLKQYAAAADAYERVIRDYPSSPLVGDAISGLQWCALQLGDVDRALRVTDEFARANPTSPLVDDIALRIGDLLYNSGDRRRAADAYRRLVEQHPRSEHVPAALFWRGKALLDDRDTTSAVPIWEDLVRRDRKSQFAAMALLQLGRIAEARGDPLAARRAYAVLRSDFPKLELAGEAAIAEASLVRRDGDPSGAIRLLEPLATGDAKSESAARANIELARCLTDQGRINEALDRVTRIAADRSDAVGAEAQFEAAAIKTRIGRKEEGAAEFLKVKYLFGAFPQWAAPAQIEAARIKIELGQTEEARRILNGVKRDYGEDRWGREAAKMLESNR